One Coffea arabica cultivar ET-39 chromosome 5e, Coffea Arabica ET-39 HiFi, whole genome shotgun sequence DNA segment encodes these proteins:
- the LOC113743873 gene encoding uncharacterized protein, producing the protein MDSNLPFGGKVVVFGGDFRQTLPVIERATKHVLIESSFPNSILWSTLHKLKLTQNIRAMLDLVFSQFLLRIGEGREPVDANGEIALSPDIVIPYYYKDQSLNRLVESVFPDLQLYSKDPYRMINRCILDPKNSSVDELNELLINKFPGNVQIYISSDRTVEQRHQGDYEDFLNSQNPKGLPPHKLLLKENCPIMLLRNLNPNEGLCNGTKLICRELSLNIISTEIVFGIHAGKTVFIPKIPLQTSDNERNGIPFIRTQFPVRLCFALTINKAQGQTLDYVGLYLREPVFSHGQLYVALSRARTAADLKVLLIPGTFDEKKIDCRTRNIVFNKIFHLTQQ; encoded by the exons ATGGATTCTAATTTGCCTTTTGGAGGAAAAGTTGTAGTTTTTGGTGGAGATTTTCGGCAAACTTTGCCAGTTATTGAGCGAGCAACAAAGCATGTCCTCATAGAATCAAGCTTTCCTAACTCTATTCTCTGGTCTACGTTACACAAACTGAAACTCACGCAGAATATAAGAGCCATGTTAGATCTTGTTTTCTCTCAGTTCTTATTAAGAATAGGCGAGGGAAGAGAGCCTGTAGATGCAAACGGCGAAATCGCTTTATCACCTGATATAGTTATTCCTTATTATTATAAAGATCAATCTTTAAATAG GTTAGTTGAGAGTGTTTTCCCAGATTTGCAGCTGTATTCTAAAGATCCTTATAGGATGATAAATAGATGCATCCTTGATCCCAAAAATAGCTCTGTCGATGAGCTGAATGAGCTATTGATAAACAAATTTCCTGGAAATGTTCAAATTTATATCAGTTCAGATCGGACTGTTGAGCAGCGGCACCAAGGTGACTATGAAGATTTTCTAAATTCGCAGAATCCAAAAGGACTTCCTCCTCATAAGTTGCTGCTAAAAGAAAACTGTCCTATTATGCTTTTAAGGAATTTAAATCCTAATGAAGGATTGTGTAATGGGACAAAGTTAATATGTAGAGAGCTTAGCTTGAATATCATTTCTACAGAAATTGTTTTTGGCATTCACGCTGGGAAAACAGTCTTCATCCCAAAAATACCTCTTCAGACCTCTGACAATGAAAGGAATGGGATTCCGTTCATAAGAACTCAATTTCCTGTCCGCCTTTGTTTTGCTTTAACCATTAATAAGGCACAGGGACAAACTCTTGACTATGTGGGTCTTTACTTGCGTGAACCTGTTTTTTCTCACGGACAGCTTTACGTTGCACTTTCTAGAGCTAGAACTGCTGCTGACCTTAAAGTTCTTCTTATTCCTGGAACTTTTGATGAGAAAAAGATTGACTGCAGAACTAGGAACATTGTCTTTAATAAAATCTTTCATTTGACTCAGCAGTAA
- the LOC113743874 gene encoding uncharacterized protein produces the protein MVTVSPADGERYYLRLLLNHVHGPTSFDDILTVADQKLNSFRGAALALGLLQSDTYIDDSLQEAVAFQMPSSLRLLFATLLVHCSPVNPQLLWEKFHHDLSTDYQHQCSFSVLTPSEITTRALQDINRSLEQMGKRITDYQLTSNDFHSPFHERLTQEIESKRGLHVAPEDLLLPLKLNSEQKNAYDLILAACFSAQGEAFFIDGPEGTGKTFLYRSLLATLRSLGYIAIAVATSGIAASILPGGRTAHSRFKIPLDFSKNKACQLSKQSSVAKLLLECKLILWDEASMAKRERLRHLMICLKI, from the coding sequence ATGGTTACTGTTAGTCCAGCAGATGGAGAAAGATACTACTTAAGACTTCTTCTAAATCATGTTCATGGGCCAACTTcttttgatgatattttgaCGGTTGCTGATCAAAAACTGAATTCCTTTAGAGGAGCTGCTTTAGCATTAGGACTTTTACAATCTGATACTTACATAGATGATTCACTCCAAGAAGCTGTGGCCTTCCAGATGCCATCTTCCTTAAGATTGCTATTTGCCACTCTGCTTGTTCATTGTTCTCCAGTAAATCCTCAGCTCCTGTGGGAAAAATTTCACCATGACCTCTCAACAGATTACCAGCACCAATGCTCATTTTCTGTCCTTACTCCTTCAGAGATCACAACAAGAGCGCTACAGGATATTAACAGATCATTGGAGCAGATGGGAAAAAGAATTACTGATTACCAATTAACTTCAAATGATTTCCATTCTCCTTTTCATGAACGATTGACACAGGAGATCGAAAGCAAAAGAGGTTTACATGTTGCTCCAGAGGATCTCTTACTCCCTCTCAAATTGAACTCTGAACAGAAAAATGCTTACGACTTGATTCTTGCAGCATGTTTTTCTGCTCAGGGTGAAGCTTTTTTTATTGATGGTCCAGAAGGGACCGGGAAAACATTCTTATACCGATCGCTGCTTGCGACATTAAGATCGCTGGGTTACATTGCCATTGCTGTAGCCACTTCTGGCATTGCAGCTTCTATTCTTCCTGGAGGACGAACAGCGCACTCAAGATTTAAGATACCATTGGACTTTTCAAAGAATAAAGCTTGTCAACTTAGCAAACAAAGCAGTGTTGCCAAATTGCTTTTAGAGTGTAAACTTATCCTTTGGGATGAAGCATCGATGGCTAAGCGAGAACGATTGAGGCATTTGATGATCTGCTTAAAGATATAA
- the LOC113743875 gene encoding uncharacterized protein codes for MLLHSLRLLQQYAVDGYVKIETSRLDFHRNRQNNIRSEVLQGVLDSISIGQTNASKVGRRTILPASFIGGPRDMRRRYLDAMSLVQKPDLLARVFRAKFELLKLEVLNKQIFGEVAAYVYVIEFQKRGFPLAHMPLILKLEYKLLNPESYDRVVCAEIPDRSKHPHLYSLVVKHMIHGPCGDMDRTCPCMKDGRCKNHYPKSFCSQTTHAEDSYPQYRRRDDGRKITVRRHTLDNRWVVSYSPYLLATFDCHINVEICSTIKLVKYMYKYVFKGHDSINFRVVSHHAPDDTDDIKEF; via the exons ATGTTGCTGCACTCACTTAGACTATTACAACAGTATGCAGTAGATGGTTATGTTAAGATTGAAACGTCTAGGCTTGACTTTCATAGAAACCGACAGAACAACATTCGTTCTGAGGTTCTTCAAGGAGTCTTAGACAGTATTTCTATAGGCCAGACCAATGCTTCTAAAGTTGGCCGTAGAACCATATTACCAGCTTCCTTTATAGGTGGACCAAGGGACATGAGACGTCGATATCTTGATGCAATGTCCCTTGTGCAAAA ACCGGACCTTCTGGCTAGAGTCTTTAGAGCCAAGTTTGAATTGCTTAAATTAGAAGTTTTGAACAAACAAATCTTTGGAGAAGTTGCAGCGTATGTTTATGTGATTGAGTTCCAAAAACGTGGATTCCCACTTGCGCATATGCCACTAATTTTGAAGCTTGAATACAAGCTCCTAAATCCAGAGTCATATGATAGAGTGGTTTGCGCTGAAATACCTGATCGTTCGAAGCATCCTCATCTATATTCACTTGTTGTGAAGCATATGATTCATGGTCCTTGTGGTGATATGGATAGAACTTGCCCTTGTATGAAGGATGGTCGTTGTAAAAATCACTATCCAAAGAGTTTTTGTAGCCAAACGACGCATGCTGAAGATAGTTATCCACAATACAGAAGGAGGGATGATGGAAGAAAAATCACAGTCCGAAGGCATACTCTTGATAACAGATGGGTTGTGTCTTATAGTCCCTATCTGTTAGCTACATTTGACTGCCATATCAATGTCGAAATTTGCTCGACTATTAAATTGGTGAAGTACATGTATAAGTATGTTTTCAAAGGCCATGACTCAATCAATTTTAGGGTCGTTTCGCATCATGCCCCTGATGACACTGATGACATAAAGGAATTTTAG